From a region of the Rhipicephalus microplus isolate Deutch F79 chromosome X, USDA_Rmic, whole genome shotgun sequence genome:
- the LOC142775411 gene encoding uncharacterized protein LOC142775411 yields the protein MYRTPPSSREPSPRREEDTDANQEQRTSRRQQGLPPEYGLLPGKVRKTKTMTSTEATMTTGASQPAIVIHQPREPPTFHGSPFEDPETWLETYDRVAALNHWDNEEKLRRVYFYLEDTARTWLENRESTLRTWDVFCGAFLQTFASVAHKERAAALLETRVQLPNENVAIFTEEMTRLFRHADPDMPEEKKVRFLMRGVKQELFAGLMRNPPITVQEFVAEATTIEKTLDMRTRQYNRRLTADCAAAQASNSGDLRETI from the coding sequence atgtaccggacgcccccgtcaagccgtgaacccagcccccgtcgcgaagaagataccgacgccaaccaagagcagcgaacgagccgccgacagcaaggtctcccaccggagtacggccttctaccaggcaaggtgcggaagaccaagaccatgacctcgacggaagcgacaatgacaaccggagcgtcccagcccgcgatcgtcattcatcaacccagggaaccgccaacgttccatggctcaccgtttgaagacccggaaacctggctagaaacatacgaccgtgtggccgccctcaaccactgggacaacgaagaaaagctccgtcgtgtgtacttctacctggaagacaccgcaaggacctggctagagaatcgggagtccacgctccgaacgtgggatgtcttctgcggcgcatttctgcaaacgttcgcgagcgtcgctcacaaagagagggccgctgctctactcgagacccgggttcagctaccaaatgaaaatgtcgccattttcacagaagaaatgactcgactattccgtcacgctgatccagacatgcctgaggaaaaaaaagttcgtttcctcatgcgaggggtcaaacaggagctcttcgcgggactgatgagaaacccaccgataaccgtccaagaatttgtagcagaagcgaccactatcgaaaagaccctggacatgcgcactagacagtataatcgtcgcctgactgcagactgcgctgctgctcaagccagtaactccggagacctgcgtgaaacgatctga